A window of the Oscillospiraceae bacterium genome harbors these coding sequences:
- a CDS encoding DUF4315 family protein: MNPKLKKIDAEYDKNAAKIAELQARQRELDRQRTDIKNNDILELVHEHHLDYAALSALIQKLDTSRAAVMAGETEEINHD; encoded by the coding sequence ATGAACCCGAAATTAAAAAAAATAGATGCTGAATATGACAAGAACGCTGCCAAGATTGCCGAATTACAGGCAAGGCAGCGAGAGCTTGACAGACAGCGTACCGACATCAAAAACAACGACATTCTGGAGCTGGTGCATGAGCATCATTTGGATTATGCTGCTCTGTCTGCCCTGATTCAGAAATTGGATACCAGCCGCGCTGCGGTGATGGCTGGAGAAACGGAGGAAATCAACCATGATTAA
- a CDS encoding DUF4366 domain-containing protein, translating to MKKRVLTCALAMMMCATAFSTTAFAQSNEPVTEETPAPTIEPGEPLSEESDISTRDLLYDKATNKQFITITDRDGNVFYLVIDYDAPVGEDEEQYKTYFLNPVDTDDLKALAEEAETTPIACTCTEKCAPGAINMDCPVCAADMTECAGKTPEPVATEEPAAVEEPEEAPKSSGMNPAVLVLLLAVLAGGGAFAYMKFFKNKPKTKGSSDLDDYDYGDEEDADSDDAPWESEDDAQEPDKENEAAEDTDD from the coding sequence TTGAAAAAACGAGTGCTGACCTGTGCGCTGGCGATGATGATGTGCGCCACCGCTTTTTCCACTACGGCATTTGCCCAGAGCAATGAGCCGGTAACCGAGGAAACCCCTGCACCGACCATCGAACCCGGCGAACCGCTGTCCGAAGAAAGCGATATTTCCACCCGCGATCTGCTGTATGACAAAGCCACCAACAAGCAGTTCATCACCATTACAGACAGGGACGGCAATGTGTTCTATCTGGTCATTGATTACGATGCCCCGGTGGGCGAGGACGAGGAACAGTACAAGACCTATTTCCTCAACCCGGTGGATACGGACGATTTGAAAGCCCTTGCGGAAGAAGCCGAAACCACACCGATTGCCTGCACCTGTACAGAAAAATGTGCGCCTGGTGCCATTAATATGGACTGCCCGGTATGCGCGGCAGATATGACCGAGTGTGCTGGAAAAACGCCGGAGCCTGTGGCAACCGAGGAGCCGGCTGCTGTGGAGGAGCCGGAGGAAGCACCGAAATCCAGCGGTATGAACCCGGCTGTGCTGGTGCTTCTGCTTGCGGTGCTGGCTGGCGGCGGTGCCTTTGCCTATATGAAGTTTTTTAAGAACAAGCCGAAAACCAAGGGTAGCTCCGATCTTGACGATTATGATTATGGCGATGAGGAAGATGCAGATAGTGACGATGCCCCGTGGGAGAGCGAGGATGATGCACAGGAACCGGACAAAGAAAACGAAGCTGCCGAGGACACGGACGATTGA
- a CDS encoding DNA topoisomerase 3 — MKLVIAEKPSVAQSIAAVIGADKRHNGYLEGGGYLVSWCVGHLAGLANAEVYDPKYAKWKYDDLPILLESWQFVVGKDKKEQYGVLRELMHSYKVDAVVNACDAGREGEAIFRTIYNLAGCKKPMERLWISSMEDSAIRQGFAQLKPGAAYDGLHQAALCRSKADWLVGINATRLFSVLYHKTLNIGRVMSPTLALVVQREAEIDAFKPEPFYTVVLGLPDFTATGERLKEKEAASKAQEDCSHSPAVVKAVEQKDKAEKPPALYDLTTLQRDANRLLGFTAQQTLDYLQNLYEKKLCTYPRTDSRYLTSDMAGALPELVELVGNTMPCTKGVTIPVHAAQVINDKKVSDHHAVIPTRNVQKADLNTLTVGERAILELVALRLLCAVTQPYEYAETVVTLDCAGHSFTAKGRAVKGTGWKAIEQSYRADGKDAPEQEAESDAKTLPAMTEGQIFSVTAPAIKEGKTTPPKHLTEDTLLSAMEVAGARDMPEDAERKGLGTPATRAGILEKLVFTGFVERKKSKKTVQLLPTHDAVSLITVLPEQLQSPFLTAEWEYRLKEIEQSELEPDAFLDGIVQMLKELVSTYHAIQGAEVLFPSDKEVIGKCPRCGSSVTESKQGFFCENAVCKFALWKNSKFFSMKKKQLTKAVASDLLNKGKASLSGCFSEKTGKTYDATVLLEDDGQWANFKLEFARKAVSHEADQGGAGNHCPL; from the coding sequence ATGAAACTTGTAATCGCTGAAAAGCCATCGGTGGCACAGTCCATTGCCGCTGTGATCGGCGCGGACAAACGCCACAATGGGTATTTAGAGGGTGGTGGGTATCTGGTCAGCTGGTGTGTTGGGCATCTTGCCGGACTTGCCAATGCGGAGGTCTATGACCCGAAATACGCGAAGTGGAAATATGATGACCTTCCCATTTTGCTGGAAAGCTGGCAGTTTGTGGTGGGTAAAGACAAAAAGGAGCAGTACGGCGTACTGCGTGAGCTGATGCACTCGTACAAGGTAGATGCGGTAGTCAATGCCTGTGATGCAGGGCGCGAGGGAGAAGCAATTTTCCGCACGATCTACAATCTGGCAGGGTGTAAAAAGCCGATGGAACGCCTGTGGATTTCCTCAATGGAGGACAGCGCCATCCGTCAGGGCTTTGCCCAGCTCAAACCCGGCGCGGCGTATGACGGTCTGCATCAGGCGGCGCTCTGCCGCAGCAAGGCGGACTGGCTGGTGGGTATCAATGCCACAAGGCTGTTTTCGGTGCTGTATCACAAGACCCTCAACATCGGGCGCGTCATGTCACCTACGCTGGCGCTGGTTGTTCAGCGGGAAGCGGAGATTGATGCGTTCAAGCCGGAGCCGTTTTATACGGTGGTGCTGGGGCTTCCTGATTTTACCGCCACCGGCGAAAGGCTGAAAGAAAAGGAAGCGGCAAGTAAGGCACAGGAGGATTGCTCCCATTCCCCGGCTGTTGTAAAAGCGGTGGAGCAAAAGGACAAAGCGGAAAAGCCGCCTGCCCTTTACGATTTGACCACCCTGCAGCGTGATGCCAACCGTCTGCTTGGCTTTACCGCACAGCAGACCTTGGATTATCTACAAAACTTGTATGAAAAGAAGCTCTGTACCTATCCCCGTACCGACAGCCGCTATCTGACTTCGGATATGGCGGGCGCTCTGCCGGAGTTGGTGGAGCTTGTGGGAAACACCATGCCCTGTACCAAAGGTGTGACCATTCCCGTCCATGCCGCACAGGTCATCAATGATAAAAAGGTGTCCGACCACCATGCCGTCATCCCTACCCGAAATGTGCAAAAGGCAGACCTGAACACCCTGACTGTGGGAGAACGCGCTATTTTGGAGCTGGTAGCCCTGCGCCTGCTGTGTGCGGTGACACAGCCCTATGAATATGCAGAAACGGTTGTCACGCTGGACTGTGCCGGTCACAGCTTCACAGCCAAAGGCCGCGCCGTAAAGGGGACGGGCTGGAAAGCAATCGAGCAGAGCTATCGTGCCGATGGAAAGGATGCACCGGAACAGGAAGCAGAAAGTGATGCGAAAACCCTGCCTGCCATGACCGAGGGACAGATCTTTTCTGTGACGGCCCCTGCAATCAAGGAGGGCAAGACCACACCGCCCAAGCACCTTACGGAGGATACGCTGCTTTCAGCAATGGAGGTTGCCGGAGCGAGAGATATGCCGGAGGATGCAGAACGAAAAGGACTGGGTACGCCAGCCACCCGCGCCGGGATATTGGAAAAGCTGGTATTTACCGGATTTGTGGAGCGTAAGAAATCAAAGAAAACGGTGCAGCTTCTTCCCACCCACGATGCGGTATCCCTTATCACAGTATTACCAGAGCAGTTGCAATCGCCGTTTCTGACTGCTGAATGGGAATACCGCCTGAAAGAAATTGAGCAAAGTGAGCTGGAGCCGGATGCGTTTCTGGATGGCATCGTCCAGATGCTAAAGGAGCTGGTATCTACCTACCATGCCATTCAGGGTGCGGAGGTGCTGTTTCCCTCGGATAAAGAGGTCATCGGCAAATGTCCCCGCTGCGGCAGCTCTGTCACGGAGAGCAAGCAGGGCTTTTTCTGTGAGAATGCCGTCTGCAAATTTGCGCTCTGGAAAAACAGCAAGTTCTTTTCCATGAAGAAAAAGCAGCTGACAAAGGCGGTTGCATCCGACCTCTTGAACAAGGGAAAGGCGAGTTTAAGCGGTTGCTTTTCGGAGAAAACCGGCAAGACCTACGATGCCACGGTGCTGCTGGAGGATGATGGTCAGTGGGCGAATTTTAAGCTGGAATTTGCAAGAAAGGCGGTCAGTCATGAAGCTGACCAAGGTGGAGCAGGAAACCATTGTCCTTTATAA
- a CDS encoding immunoglobulin, which translates to MKLTKVEQETIVLYNEAESTAEVFTYDQKLLHKLEGLAEKYPKQITRTGERQYLVPKGCVLIREPYSEERRKAASDRAKANGYRPPVNNKEAADA; encoded by the coding sequence ATGAAGCTGACCAAGGTGGAGCAGGAAACCATTGTCCTTTATAACGAAGCCGAGTCCACCGCCGAAGTGTTCACCTATGACCAGAAGCTGCTTCACAAGCTGGAGGGGCTGGCAGAAAAATACCCGAAGCAGATTACCCGCACCGGCGAACGGCAGTACCTTGTACCGAAAGGCTGTGTGCTGATCCGGGAGCCTTACAGCGAGGAACGCCGAAAAGCTGCCAGTGACCGGGCAAAAGCCAATGGGTATCGCCCACCTGTCAACAACAAAGAAGCCGCAGATGCCTGA
- a CDS encoding CD0415/CD1112 family protein: MDYIKEQITEWLKEILVGGIESNLSGMFDTVNQKVGEISTQVGQTPHGWNGGIFSMIQNLSETVILPIAGLILAFVITLELIQLITDKNNLNDVDTWMFFKWIFKTACSILIVTNTWNIVMGVFDVAQSLVNRASGVIVGNTAIDISSAITNMHDRLMEMDIGPLFGLWFQSLFVGVTMWALTICIFIVIYGRMIEIYLVTSVAPIPMATMTSKKWGQMGQGYLRSLFALGFQAFLIIVCVEIYAVLVQNITSETDVIKAIWTCMGYTVLLCFTLFKTGSLAKSVFNAH, translated from the coding sequence GTGGATTATATCAAAGAACAAATTACCGAATGGCTCAAGGAAATCCTTGTAGGAGGCATTGAAAGTAACCTTTCCGGGATGTTCGATACGGTCAACCAGAAGGTCGGAGAAATATCCACACAGGTAGGACAGACCCCGCATGGCTGGAATGGCGGTATCTTTTCCATGATACAAAACCTTTCGGAAACGGTTATCCTGCCGATTGCTGGTCTGATACTGGCGTTTGTTATAACCTTGGAGCTGATCCAGCTGATTACCGACAAGAACAACCTGAACGATGTGGATACATGGATGTTCTTCAAGTGGATTTTCAAAACCGCTTGCTCTATTCTGATCGTCACGAATACATGGAATATCGTCATGGGCGTATTTGATGTGGCGCAGAGTCTGGTAAACCGGGCATCCGGCGTGATTGTGGGCAATACCGCCATCGACATTTCTTCTGCCATTACCAATATGCACGACAGGCTTATGGAAATGGATATTGGTCCGCTGTTCGGGCTGTGGTTTCAATCCCTGTTCGTTGGCGTGACCATGTGGGCGCTGACCATCTGTATTTTCATCGTCATTTACGGGCGCATGATTGAGATTTATTTAGTCACCAGCGTGGCACCAATCCCGATGGCAACCATGACCAGCAAGAAATGGGGGCAAATGGGACAAGGGTATCTGCGAAGCCTGTTTGCCTTGGGCTTTCAGGCATTTCTTATTATCGTCTGTGTGGAGATCTACGCCGTGCTGGTGCAGAACATCACATCGGAAACGGATGTTATCAAGGCAATCTGGACTTGTATGGGCTACACCGTACTGCTGTGCTTCACCCTGTTTAAGACAGGAAGCCTTGCAAAATCTGTGTTCAATGCCCATTAA
- a CDS encoding Maff2 family protein has protein sequence MAFFNSAVTVLQTLVVALGAGLGIWGAINLMEGYGNDNPGAKSQGMKQLMAGGGVALIGITLVPLLSGLFG, from the coding sequence ATGGCATTTTTCAATTCTGCTGTTACTGTTCTTCAGACCCTCGTTGTGGCGCTGGGTGCCGGTCTTGGCATCTGGGGCGCAATCAATCTCATGGAGGGCTACGGCAACGATAACCCCGGCGCGAAGTCGCAGGGAATGAAGCAGCTGATGGCTGGTGGCGGTGTCGCTCTTATCGGCATCACCCTCGTACCGCTTCTGTCCGGGCTGTTCGGTTAA
- a CDS encoding CHC2 zinc finger domain-containing protein, with protein sequence MPRGAMMNVFEAVKEAVTTRNAAEAYGIKVNRYGMACCPFHSDRTPSMKVNKRFHCFGCQEDGDVINFTAKLFNLNPKEAAEKLASDFGVSYEQKQTSKPWIRASPIKTKITPAQEYQIAEKHCYLVYCDYLHLLEHWKKTLFPKTFEENPDSRFVEACQKITYVEYLLDILLMGSIEERAEIVKSQGKEAHTLERRISELATERTDGSSTSHKRNERATPIR encoded by the coding sequence ATGCCCAGAGGAGCGATGATGAATGTATTTGAAGCAGTAAAAGAAGCCGTTACAACAAGAAATGCCGCAGAAGCCTATGGTATAAAAGTCAATCGGTATGGCATGGCTTGTTGCCCTTTTCACTCTGACAGAACACCGAGCATGAAGGTCAATAAGAGATTTCATTGCTTTGGTTGTCAGGAAGATGGAGATGTTATCAATTTCACTGCAAAGCTCTTCAATCTCAATCCCAAGGAAGCCGCTGAAAAGTTGGCATCTGATTTTGGTGTCAGCTATGAGCAAAAACAGACCAGTAAGCCTTGGATAAGAGCTTCCCCTATCAAGACCAAAATCACACCGGCACAGGAATATCAGATAGCAGAGAAACACTGCTATCTGGTCTACTGCGACTATCTTCATTTGTTGGAGCATTGGAAAAAGACATTATTTCCTAAAACATTTGAAGAAAATCCTGACAGCCGATTTGTTGAGGCTTGTCAGAAGATAACCTATGTCGAGTATTTATTAGACATTCTTTTGATGGGGAGCATTGAGGAACGAGCAGAAATAGTGAAAAGCCAAGGAAAGGAGGCACACACACTTGAAAGACGAATTTCAGAACTTGCCACAGAGCGAACAGATGGCAGTTCTACAAGCCATAAGAGAAATGAACGAGCAACCCCAATTAGATAA
- a CDS encoding YodL domain-containing protein gives MERLQEHGLAVEREHYDLIYTAPLSVGGDTDTQLDKLYEKFNLDHPADYRGHSLSVSDIVAIRQDGTLSCHYVDSFGFTPVPDFIKPENYLKAAEISTEDDYGMIDGIINNGTKQPTVAELEQQARTGQPISLMDLADAVHRERQEKKKSVVEQLHSQSAQETKKTAPKRSAEREL, from the coding sequence ATGGAGCGTTTGCAGGAACACGGACTTGCAGTGGAGCGTGAGCATTACGATCTGATTTACACGGCACCTCTTAGTGTTGGTGGCGATACCGACACCCAGCTGGATAAGCTGTATGAGAAATTCAATCTCGACCACCCTGCAGATTATCGCGGACATTCCCTTTCGGTCAGCGACATCGTTGCGATCAGGCAGGACGGTACGCTATCCTGTCACTATGTTGATAGCTTCGGATTTACACCAGTGCCGGATTTCATCAAGCCGGAAAATTATCTGAAAGCGGCGGAGATTTCTACCGAAGATGATTACGGAATGATTGACGGCATTATCAACAACGGCACGAAGCAGCCCACCGTGGCAGAGCTGGAACAGCAAGCCCGCACAGGGCAGCCGATTTCACTTATGGACTTGGCAGATGCCGTGCATCGGGAACGGCAGGAAAAGAAAAAATCTGTGGTGGAGCAGCTGCATAGCCAGTCAGCACAGGAAACCAAAAAGACAGCGCCCAAGCGGAGCGCGGAAAGAGAGCTTTGA
- a CDS encoding C40 family peptidase, with the protein MKRCWMVRGLNKEPHLQFTEEERIDPVLKKPIRKAEQAAKKADKEQAKIPKKTVKTKETTVDTTTGKKTVKLKFEEVDKKKPPAKLSHAARDAPGVMASAKLHQKVRETEQDNVGVESAHKTEEAAETGARLVREGYRSHQLKPYRKAAQAEHRLEKANVNALYQKSLQDNPQLASNPVSRWQQKQAIKKQYAAAKRAGQSAGTSAASAAQTTGRAAEAVAEKSRQAAAFIGRHKKGFLVAIILLLLTAMLMGGLSSCSVLFESTVSSLVSTSYPSRDEDMLGAEAAYAAKEADLQYEVDHYETLNPGYDEYRYKLDDIKHDPYVLVSLLTAYFEGEWTLSQAQAFLSEVFDRQYTLTENVVVETRYRTETDSWTDEDGTSHTDTYEVPYDYYICNVKLENFDLSHLPVYLLNEDKLGLYAGYMATLGNSPDLFPTEQYPNAVGNKPFTDYDVPPEALADATFAAMIKEAEKYLGYPYVWGGASPSASFDCSGFVSWVINHSGWNVGRLTANGLLNISTPVSSANAKHGDLIFFQGTYNTTGASHVGIYVGNGMMIHCGDPISYTSINTNYWQAHFYTFARLP; encoded by the coding sequence TTGAAACGCTGCTGGATGGTGCGTGGTTTGAATAAGGAACCACACCTGCAATTTACCGAGGAGGAGCGCATTGACCCGGTGCTGAAAAAGCCCATTCGCAAAGCGGAGCAGGCTGCGAAAAAGGCAGACAAGGAACAGGCGAAAATTCCGAAAAAGACGGTAAAGACCAAAGAAACCACGGTGGACACCACCACCGGCAAAAAAACGGTGAAGCTGAAATTTGAGGAAGTGGACAAGAAAAAGCCGCCTGCCAAGCTGTCCCATGCCGCCCGCGATGCGCCGGGTGTCATGGCATCGGCAAAGCTGCACCAGAAAGTACGGGAAACAGAGCAGGACAATGTGGGTGTGGAAAGCGCCCATAAAACCGAGGAAGCAGCGGAAACCGGGGCGCGTCTGGTGCGTGAGGGGTATCGCTCCCATCAGCTAAAGCCGTACCGCAAGGCAGCACAGGCGGAGCATCGTCTGGAAAAAGCCAATGTGAACGCCCTCTATCAGAAGTCCTTGCAGGATAATCCCCAGCTTGCCAGCAACCCGGTATCTCGCTGGCAGCAAAAGCAGGCAATCAAAAAGCAGTATGCCGCAGCCAAGCGCGCCGGACAAAGCGCCGGGACAAGTGCTGCATCAGCGGCACAGACCACCGGCAGAGCAGCCGAAGCCGTTGCAGAAAAAAGCAGACAGGCGGCAGCGTTTATTGGCCGCCATAAGAAAGGTTTTCTTGTCGCAATCATTTTACTGCTTCTCACCGCCATGCTGATGGGCGGACTGTCCTCTTGCTCGGTATTGTTTGAAAGTACGGTTTCCTCGCTGGTGTCCACCTCTTACCCATCAAGGGATGAGGATATGCTGGGTGCCGAAGCTGCCTATGCCGCCAAGGAAGCGGACTTGCAGTATGAGGTAGACCACTACGAAACGCTGAATCCCGGCTATGACGAATACCGCTATAAGTTGGATGACATCAAGCATGACCCCTATGTGCTGGTGTCCCTTTTGACCGCTTATTTTGAGGGTGAATGGACACTTTCACAGGCGCAGGCATTTCTATCCGAGGTCTTTGACCGCCAGTATACGCTTACCGAAAATGTGGTGGTGGAAACCCGATACCGAACCGAAACCGACAGCTGGACGGATGAGGATGGAACCAGCCACACCGATACCTATGAAGTGCCTTACGATTACTACATCTGCAATGTGAAGCTGGAAAACTTCGACCTGTCTCATCTGCCGGTATATCTGCTGAATGAGGATAAGCTGGGGCTGTATGCCGGGTATATGGCAACGCTGGGCAACAGCCCCGACCTGTTCCCAACCGAGCAGTATCCCAATGCAGTGGGAAATAAGCCCTTTACCGATTATGATGTTCCGCCGGAAGCCCTCGCTGATGCTACTTTTGCCGCCATGATTAAGGAAGCGGAAAAGTATCTGGGCTACCCGTATGTATGGGGCGGCGCAAGCCCTTCGGCCAGCTTTGATTGCTCCGGTTTTGTCAGCTGGGTTATCAATCATTCCGGCTGGAATGTAGGCAGGCTGACAGCAAATGGACTGTTGAATATCTCCACCCCGGTATCGTCGGCCAATGCAAAGCACGGTGACCTGATTTTCTTCCAAGGCACCTATAACACCACGGGCGCATCCCATGTGGGCATCTATGTAGGCAACGGAATGATGATCCACTGCGGTGACCCGATTTCCTATACCTCTATCAACACGAACTACTGGCAGGCGCATTTCTACACCTTTGCCCGTCTGCCCTGA
- a CDS encoding transposon-encoded TnpW family protein yields MKGIYMGDTNTIEKKVMAEPAGRFEMRHGNTTYCVGVHFSKNSNDSVTDKVKKLMKNDVKSGNF; encoded by the coding sequence TTGAAAGGAATTTATATGGGAGATACAAATACAATCGAGAAAAAAGTTATGGCAGAGCCTGCCGGAAGATTTGAAATGAGACATGGTAACACAACTTACTGTGTTGGAGTACATTTCAGCAAAAACAGTAATGACAGTGTTACAGATAAGGTCAAGAAACTCATGAAAAACGATGTAAAATCAGGGAATTTCTAA
- a CDS encoding transposon-transfer assisting family protein codes for MNEFTFEEMNLMAIYNASSTREGLMEALTEMRGYLDKDETEMMELTNSALKKLERMDDTAFAQMELIPEFDE; via the coding sequence ATGAATGAATTTACCTTTGAAGAAATGAACCTGATGGCGATTTACAATGCCAGCAGCACCCGTGAGGGACTGATGGAAGCCCTGACGGAAATGCGCGGGTATCTGGATAAAGACGAAACCGAGATGATGGAGCTGACAAACTCTGCACTGAAAAAACTGGAACGCATGGACGATACGGCATTTGCCCAGATGGAGCTTATCCCTGAATTTGACGAGTAA
- a CDS encoding PrgI family protein has translation MAYVPVPKDLTKVKTKVMFNLTKRQLVCFSGGALFGVPLFFLLKNPVGTSAAAMCMVVAMLPFFLLAMYEKNGQYLEKIIGNIIRVAFIRPKQRPYKINNFYAVIMRQEQLDKEVQSIVCKKDKSNRRTRRKEKTGGGKAKTDPRREKAD, from the coding sequence GTGGCTTATGTACCCGTACCCAAAGACTTGACCAAAGTAAAAACGAAGGTCATGTTCAATCTTACGAAAAGGCAGCTTGTCTGCTTTTCGGGCGGTGCGCTGTTTGGCGTCCCGCTTTTCTTTTTGCTGAAAAACCCTGTTGGCACAAGTGCCGCCGCCATGTGTATGGTGGTTGCCATGCTGCCATTCTTTTTGCTGGCCATGTATGAGAAAAATGGTCAGTATTTAGAAAAAATCATCGGCAATATCATCCGCGTTGCGTTTATCCGCCCCAAGCAGCGCCCTTATAAAATCAACAACTTCTATGCCGTAATCATGCGGCAGGAACAGCTTGACAAGGAGGTGCAATCCATTGTTTGCAAAAAAGACAAATCAAACCGCCGAACCCGGAGAAAAGAAAAAACCGGTGGCGGCAAAGCGAAAACTGACCCGCGCAGAGAAAAAGCAGATTGA
- a CDS encoding Maff2 family protein, which translates to MAFFNSAVTVLQTLVIALGAGLGIWGAINLMEGYGNDNPGAKSQGMKQLMAGGGVALIGITLVPLLSGLFG; encoded by the coding sequence ATGGCATTTTTCAATTCCGCAGTAACCGTTTTGCAGACCCTCGTGATCGCACTGGGTGCCGGTCTTGGCATCTGGGGTGCGATCAATCTGATGGAGGGCTACGGCAACGATAACCCCGGCGCGAAGTCGCAGGGCATGAAACAGCTGATGGCTGGCGGCGGTGTCGCACTCATCGGCATCACCCTTGTACCGCTTTTGTCCGGGCTGTTCGGTTAA
- a CDS encoding MGMT family protein, with product MANEDKKDFNAMLHDNKDMPKFQIITDQKSIEKYAGSKMYFAPPIDYDKVMKKVPYGKVITVGEIREYFAKSSGADFTEPITAGIFVSIAAWASYQRSEDETPYWRTLKANGELNAKYPNGIEAQKEKLEAEGHTIFQKGRKNIRYYVKDYENSLFDLK from the coding sequence ATGGCAAACGAAGATAAAAAAGATTTCAATGCTATGCTACACGATAATAAAGATATGCCAAAATTTCAAATCATAACAGACCAGAAAAGCATTGAAAAATATGCTGGAAGCAAAATGTATTTTGCACCACCAATCGACTATGACAAAGTAATGAAAAAAGTTCCATACGGTAAAGTGATTACCGTCGGGGAAATACGAGAATACTTTGCAAAATCGAGTGGTGCAGATTTTACAGAACCGATTACAGCAGGAATTTTTGTTTCCATCGCTGCATGGGCGAGTTATCAGCGTTCCGAAGATGAAACACCTTATTGGAGAACATTGAAAGCAAACGGAGAACTAAATGCCAAATATCCAAATGGTATTGAAGCACAGAAAGAGAAATTAGAAGCTGAGGGACACACCATTTTTCAAAAAGGTCGTAAAAATATACGATACTATGTAAAGGACTATGAAAACTCTCTCTTTGATTTGAAATAG
- a CDS encoding helicase RepA family protein: MKDEFQNLPQSEQMAVLQAIREMNEQPQLDKKRSLYTVSMEELLDMAFPPRTAVIDGLLYSGTYIFAGSPKIGKSFFMSQLGYHIATGTELWNCSVKKGSVLYLALEDDFGRLQGRLNRMFGVEAVEGLHFATQAMTLSDGLNEQLEEFIQLHKDTRLIIVDTLQKVREAGNENYSYSMDYQNITALKKFSDTHNVAILVVHHTRKMEASDSFDMISGTNGLLGAADGAFILQKKKRTDPTAIMQIVGRDQPDQELTLQFNQQRCIWELTKAETPMIKQEPEAVVMKIADFMQDRTEWTGTATELLELIPDINMKPHVLTRKLNVNISVLFNDFGIVYQKHDRSSEKRSFTLLHAEQDNDTLP, translated from the coding sequence TTGAAAGACGAATTTCAGAACTTGCCACAGAGCGAACAGATGGCAGTTCTACAAGCCATAAGAGAAATGAACGAGCAACCCCAATTAGATAAAAAGAGAAGCCTTTACACAGTTTCTATGGAGGAATTACTTGATATGGCATTTCCCCCGAGAACAGCAGTAATTGACGGATTACTTTATAGTGGGACTTATATCTTTGCAGGTTCTCCCAAAATCGGTAAATCATTCTTCATGTCACAGCTTGGCTATCACATCGCCACTGGCACTGAATTATGGAATTGTTCCGTAAAGAAAGGCAGTGTACTTTATCTGGCATTGGAAGATGATTTCGGAAGATTACAAGGACGATTGAATAGGATGTTTGGAGTGGAAGCTGTCGAAGGATTGCACTTTGCAACGCAAGCCATGACATTGTCTGATGGACTAAATGAACAGCTTGAGGAATTTATCCAGCTTCACAAGGACACCAGACTCATAATCGTGGATACTCTGCAAAAAGTCAGAGAAGCCGGTAACGAGAATTACAGTTATTCTATGGATTATCAGAATATTACAGCCTTGAAGAAGTTTAGTGATACGCATAATGTGGCGATTCTGGTAGTTCATCATACAAGAAAAATGGAAGCCAGTGACAGCTTTGATATGATTTCTGGCACGAATGGATTGTTGGGAGCTGCCGATGGAGCGTTTATTCTGCAAAAGAAGAAGCGAACAGACCCAACAGCTATTATGCAGATAGTTGGTCGTGACCAGCCAGATCAAGAGCTGACCTTGCAGTTCAATCAACAGCGTTGTATCTGGGAACTGACCAAGGCAGAAACTCCAATGATTAAGCAAGAGCCAGAAGCAGTTGTTATGAAGATAGCTGATTTCATGCAAGACCGCACAGAATGGACTGGCACAGCCACAGAGCTATTGGAGTTGATACCAGACATTAATATGAAGCCTCATGTATTGACTAGAAAGTTGAATGTAAATATATCGGTACTGTTCAATGACTTCGGCATTGTGTACCAGAAGCATGACCGAAGTTCGGAGAAGCGTTCTTTCACTTTACTTCATGCAGAGCAAGACAATGACACTCTTCCGTAA